The proteins below come from a single Brevundimonas sp. LM2 genomic window:
- a CDS encoding superoxide dismutase, which yields MMNPLVVTSVLALSVLTAGPVLAEAAPAAAPTAASEADAAAAFTLPALPYAYEALEPAIDAETMRIHHGRHHKSYVDNLNAAVTADPALAGASIEDLMGRVSTLPTAIRNNGGGHFNHSLFWTLLAPVGQGGEPSAALAEAITRDFGSMDAFKTAFNQAATTRFGSGWAWLIVKDGKLQIVSTPNQDNPLMDLAEVKGAPVLAVDVWEHAYYLKYQNKRADYLTAFWSVVNWNTVNSLYADAS from the coding sequence ATGATGAACCCTCTCGTTGTCACCTCCGTGCTCGCCTTGTCTGTCCTGACCGCCGGTCCGGTGCTCGCCGAGGCCGCGCCTGCAGCCGCGCCCACGGCCGCGTCCGAGGCCGATGCCGCCGCCGCCTTCACCTTGCCGGCCCTGCCCTATGCCTATGAGGCGCTGGAGCCGGCGATCGATGCGGAGACCATGCGCATCCACCACGGCCGGCATCACAAGAGCTATGTCGACAATCTGAATGCCGCGGTGACGGCGGATCCGGCGCTGGCCGGAGCCTCCATCGAGGATCTGATGGGCCGGGTCTCGACCCTGCCGACCGCCATCCGCAACAACGGCGGCGGGCATTTCAATCACAGCCTGTTCTGGACCCTGCTGGCGCCGGTCGGTCAGGGCGGCGAGCCCTCGGCCGCGCTCGCCGAGGCGATCACCCGCGACTTCGGATCGATGGACGCCTTCAAGACCGCCTTCAACCAGGCCGCCACGACCCGGTTCGGGTCCGGCTGGGCCTGGCTGATCGTCAAGGACGGCAAGCTGCAGATCGTCTCGACCCCGAACCAGGACAACCCGCTGATGGACCTGGCCGAGGTGAAGGGTGCGCCTGTGCTGGCCGTCGACGTGTGGGAACACGCCTACTACCTGAAATACCAGAACAAGCGGGCGGATTACCTGACCGCCTTCTGGTCGGTGGTCAACTGGAACACGGTCAACAGCCTGTACGCCGACGCCTCCTAG
- a CDS encoding VanZ family protein, producing MFLTLTPLQVCRIVQGLCIVGGVALQVLMLGPFQGAEKAFGLTDTMAHAIAFYALSMGLFLCFPRWRRTDLAIVAMAIGVAVEVLQGMTGRSASVHDLLADGAGVLAATLPGLVERLRHQVRSNPYMSFADIRRYDRRTRRRRVKAPAVVTPSRHSAGSGAGA from the coding sequence ATGTTCCTGACCCTCACGCCACTCCAGGTCTGCCGCATCGTGCAAGGTCTGTGCATCGTCGGCGGCGTCGCCCTTCAGGTGTTGATGCTGGGGCCGTTTCAGGGGGCGGAAAAGGCTTTCGGCCTGACCGACACCATGGCGCACGCCATCGCCTTCTATGCCCTGTCCATGGGGCTGTTTCTCTGTTTCCCGCGCTGGCGGCGCACCGACCTCGCCATCGTCGCCATGGCGATCGGGGTGGCCGTCGAAGTCCTGCAGGGCATGACCGGCCGCAGCGCTTCGGTCCATGATTTGCTGGCCGACGGAGCAGGGGTGCTCGCGGCCACCCTGCCGGGCTTGGTCGAGCGGCTCCGCCACCAGGTCCGCAGCAATCCCTACATGTCGTTCGCCGACATCCGCCGATACGACCGTCGTACGCGCAGGCGCAGGGTCAAGGCCCCGGCCGTCGTCACGCCAAGCCGACATTCCGCCGGATCAGGGGCGGGGGCCTAA
- a CDS encoding TonB-dependent siderophore receptor yields the protein MQTNATNTSLRLLLCSGGALAALLSAQPVWAQTAPTAAQESDLDEVIVIGTRRTDRSATETASPIDVIGGEELAQQPAADMLDVVKNLVPSFYVPQNTISDASTFVRAPSLRGLGADQILVMINGKRYNRAALVTVVTGGDTALSLGAQSADISMIPSIAVANLQILRDGATAQYGSDAIGGVINYGIREDDSGFELQTRYGQAYAGDGASYQVAANAGFSLWGSGFLNLSGEYFKDEQTSRGVTRPIAAVFAANNPSLANQLPNFPDPVQIWGSSPTDGYKLFLNSGYDLTANSSLYLTVNVGHREADQSFNYRSPISAPTPLAVDDGSGSPATRSPGRNGAFAPIFLTRCPTGNATCPAGGFVRDANTFSFTSIYPAGFTPRFQGEADQLYGTFGTRGVADNGMTYDLSATLAQNSLDLAMTQSLNASFGPQSQTEFKFGELIQREANMNLDLTYPIDLGFASPVTLSGGAEYRREEYEATAGDPQSYGAGPYASQALYDQIAPGVYARSTVQASAGQSPGASGYGGTSPTSANVTTQTSYGVYIGAEADITDALSMGVTGRYEDYDTFGDTFVGKVNALYQVSETFSVRGTVGTGFHAPSPGQSATEILTTAFSPGGDQVQTGTYPVVSPIAQYFGAGTLTPEESVNYGAGFILEPTDALTLTVDAYLIEVTDRISITSPFTVVAADIVAQPALAAVGVDGAVQYFTNGFDTETRGIDAVASYRTELLEAPLSLTLAYSFNESEVTDFDPVAIDTGRITDIENLTPKHRAILSANWQVGGFTLNGRANYYSSWLSAQDYPGQEFGAKVTADLDVSYTIDDRYTVTVGATNLFDEYPDKIIGTSANPIYELTGGTADGQIYPRSGGPFGMNGGLWFARIGVKY from the coding sequence ATGCAGACGAATGCCACGAACACGTCGCTGCGGCTCTTGCTGTGCAGCGGGGGCGCGCTCGCCGCCCTGCTTTCGGCCCAGCCCGTATGGGCACAAACGGCGCCGACCGCCGCCCAGGAGTCTGACCTGGACGAGGTCATCGTCATCGGCACGCGTCGAACGGACCGTTCGGCCACGGAGACGGCGTCTCCCATCGACGTCATCGGCGGCGAGGAACTGGCTCAGCAGCCCGCCGCGGACATGCTGGACGTGGTCAAGAACCTGGTCCCGTCTTTCTACGTGCCGCAAAACACCATTTCCGACGCCTCGACCTTCGTCCGCGCACCCTCGCTGCGTGGTCTCGGGGCCGACCAGATCCTGGTGATGATCAACGGCAAGCGCTACAATCGCGCGGCCCTGGTCACGGTCGTGACGGGCGGCGACACCGCCCTCTCGCTGGGCGCCCAGAGCGCCGACATCTCCATGATCCCGTCGATCGCCGTCGCCAACCTGCAGATCCTGCGGGACGGCGCGACGGCCCAGTACGGATCCGACGCCATCGGCGGCGTCATCAACTACGGCATCCGCGAGGATGACAGCGGCTTCGAGCTTCAGACCCGCTATGGTCAGGCCTACGCCGGCGACGGCGCCAGCTACCAGGTCGCCGCCAACGCCGGGTTCAGCCTCTGGGGTTCGGGGTTCCTGAATCTGTCGGGCGAATACTTCAAGGACGAACAGACCAGCCGCGGCGTGACCCGGCCCATCGCCGCCGTCTTCGCGGCGAACAATCCGTCGCTGGCGAACCAACTGCCCAACTTCCCCGACCCGGTGCAGATCTGGGGCTCCTCGCCGACCGACGGCTACAAGCTGTTCCTGAATTCCGGTTATGACCTCACGGCCAACAGCAGCCTGTATCTGACCGTCAACGTCGGTCACCGCGAAGCCGACCAGAGCTTCAACTATCGCTCGCCGATTTCGGCTCCGACGCCGCTGGCGGTCGACGATGGGTCAGGCAGCCCGGCGACGCGGTCCCCGGGCCGGAACGGAGCCTTCGCGCCGATCTTCTTGACGCGTTGCCCGACCGGAAACGCGACCTGCCCGGCGGGCGGCTTCGTTCGGGACGCCAATACCTTCAGCTTCACCAGCATCTACCCCGCGGGTTTCACGCCCCGCTTCCAGGGCGAGGCCGACCAGCTCTACGGGACCTTCGGCACCCGGGGCGTCGCCGACAACGGCATGACCTACGACCTATCGGCCACCCTGGCGCAGAACTCGCTCGACCTGGCGATGACGCAATCGCTGAACGCCTCGTTCGGTCCGCAAAGCCAGACCGAGTTCAAATTCGGCGAGCTGATCCAGCGCGAGGCCAACATGAACCTGGATCTGACCTATCCGATCGATCTCGGTTTCGCGAGCCCGGTGACCCTCTCCGGCGGGGCCGAGTATCGGCGCGAGGAATATGAGGCGACGGCCGGCGATCCCCAGTCCTACGGGGCCGGCCCCTACGCCTCTCAAGCACTGTACGACCAGATCGCTCCCGGCGTGTACGCGCGCTCGACCGTCCAGGCCTCCGCCGGTCAGTCGCCGGGCGCCAGCGGCTATGGCGGCACCAGCCCGACCTCGGCCAACGTCACGACCCAGACCAGCTACGGCGTCTATATCGGTGCCGAGGCGGACATCACCGACGCGCTGTCGATGGGCGTCACCGGCCGCTACGAGGACTACGACACCTTCGGCGACACCTTCGTCGGCAAGGTGAACGCACTGTATCAGGTCTCCGAGACCTTCTCGGTGCGCGGCACGGTCGGGACGGGATTCCATGCCCCGTCGCCGGGCCAGAGCGCGACCGAGATCCTGACCACCGCCTTCTCGCCCGGCGGCGATCAGGTCCAGACCGGCACCTATCCGGTCGTCAGCCCCATCGCCCAGTATTTCGGGGCCGGGACGCTGACGCCCGAAGAATCGGTCAACTACGGGGCCGGCTTCATCCTCGAGCCGACCGACGCCCTGACCCTGACCGTCGACGCCTATCTGATCGAGGTGACGGACCGGATCAGCATCACCAGCCCCTTCACGGTGGTCGCGGCGGATATCGTCGCCCAGCCGGCCCTGGCGGCCGTCGGGGTGGACGGTGCGGTGCAGTATTTCACCAATGGGTTCGACACCGAGACCCGCGGGATCGACGCCGTCGCCAGCTATCGGACGGAACTGCTGGAGGCGCCTCTCAGCCTGACGCTCGCCTACAGCTTCAACGAAAGCGAAGTGACGGACTTCGATCCGGTGGCCATCGACACAGGCCGGATCACCGATATCGAGAACCTGACACCCAAGCACCGCGCCATTCTCTCGGCCAACTGGCAGGTCGGCGGCTTCACCTTGAACGGCCGCGCCAACTACTACAGCAGCTGGCTCAGCGCCCAGGACTATCCGGGTCAGGAGTTCGGCGCGAAGGTCACCGCCGACCTGGACGTCAGCTACACCATCGACGACCGCTACACCGTCACGGTCGGGGCCACGAATCTGTTCGACGAGTATCCGGACAAGATCATCGGCACGTCGGCCAACCCGATCTACGAACTGACCGGCGGCACCGCCGACGGCCAGATCTATCCGCGCTCGGGCGGGCCGTTCGGCATGAACGGCGGCTTATGGTTCGCGCGCATCGGCGTGAAATACTAG
- a CDS encoding FAD-dependent oxidoreductase produces MSGTRRAFLTRLAAVAGTGGMYTAMRAMGLVDDGVAHAQTPALAPGSGNGSSVLILGAGLAGMASAYELKKAGYAVTVLEARDRVGGRNWTVRRGAKIAHTDRADQVCGFEEGQYFNAGPARIPSHHQATLGYCKELGVEMEVLVNHSHSALIQADGLNGGKPLQMRQAIHGVRGNVASLLAKGIQNGGVDTALSAEDRALLVENLIGWGELDPDLMFRHSVMSGFAIEPAAGDVTGTPRDAMILSALLHPMAWGAPAFHDLIDMQATMMQPVGGMDRIPMAFAARLGDSIRLNAEITGLKRRGSGVEATWKDAAGGVHAVTADHCICTIPFPVLTGIANDFSADRQAVIKAAVYHDSVKIAFQAPRFWEANDQIYGGLSFTDRDTLMTWYPSGRFLHPTGILVAGYSFGEAATRLGSLPLAQGQAYARETVERLHPGQGGKLSDGVTVHWGKIPYNLGIEGPIAQQDPAGYALMSEPDGPYLFAGEHLSHVGAWQQGAIVSGWRAVNAIAARRLALAA; encoded by the coding sequence ATGAGCGGTACACGGCGGGCGTTCCTGACGCGGCTGGCGGCGGTGGCCGGCACGGGCGGGATGTATACGGCCATGCGGGCCATGGGTCTGGTCGATGACGGGGTCGCCCACGCCCAGACACCGGCCCTCGCCCCCGGGTCGGGCAACGGGTCCAGCGTCCTCATCCTGGGGGCCGGCCTGGCGGGAATGGCCTCGGCCTATGAGCTGAAGAAGGCCGGCTATGCCGTCACCGTGCTGGAAGCCCGCGACCGCGTCGGCGGCCGCAACTGGACCGTCCGGCGCGGCGCGAAGATCGCCCATACGGACCGGGCCGATCAGGTCTGCGGCTTCGAGGAGGGCCAGTATTTCAATGCCGGGCCCGCCCGCATCCCCAGCCACCACCAGGCCACGCTGGGATACTGCAAGGAGCTGGGGGTCGAGATGGAGGTGCTGGTCAACCACTCCCATTCGGCCCTGATCCAGGCCGACGGGCTGAACGGCGGCAAGCCGCTGCAGATGCGCCAGGCCATTCACGGCGTGCGCGGCAACGTGGCCTCCCTGCTGGCCAAGGGGATCCAGAACGGGGGCGTCGACACCGCCCTCAGCGCCGAAGACCGGGCCCTTTTGGTCGAGAATTTGATCGGCTGGGGCGAGCTGGATCCCGACCTGATGTTCCGCCACAGCGTCATGTCGGGCTTCGCCATCGAACCCGCGGCCGGCGACGTGACCGGCACGCCGCGCGACGCCATGATCCTGTCGGCCCTGCTGCATCCCATGGCCTGGGGCGCGCCCGCGTTTCACGATCTGATCGACATGCAGGCCACCATGATGCAGCCGGTCGGGGGCATGGACCGCATCCCGATGGCCTTCGCCGCGCGGCTGGGCGACAGCATCCGACTGAACGCCGAGATCACCGGTCTGAAGCGCAGGGGATCGGGGGTCGAGGCAACCTGGAAGGACGCAGCGGGAGGGGTCCACGCCGTCACGGCCGACCACTGTATCTGCACCATCCCCTTCCCGGTCCTGACGGGGATCGCGAACGACTTTTCGGCTGATCGCCAGGCGGTGATCAAGGCCGCCGTCTACCACGACTCGGTCAAGATCGCCTTCCAGGCGCCGCGCTTCTGGGAAGCCAACGACCAGATCTACGGCGGTCTCAGCTTCACCGACCGCGACACCCTGATGACCTGGTATCCGTCGGGCCGGTTCCTGCATCCGACCGGCATCCTCGTCGCCGGCTACAGTTTCGGCGAGGCGGCGACCCGGCTCGGGTCCCTGCCGCTGGCGCAGGGCCAGGCCTATGCCCGCGAGACGGTCGAGCGGCTGCATCCGGGCCAGGGCGGCAAGCTCAGCGACGGCGTCACCGTCCACTGGGGCAAGATCCCCTACAACCTCGGCATCGAGGGTCCGATCGCGCAGCAGGATCCGGCCGGCTATGCCTTGATGAGTGAGCCCGACGGGCCTTACCTGTTCGCCGGCGAGCATCTCAGCCACGTCGGAGCCTGGCAGCAGGGAGCGATCGTCTCCGGCTGGCGCGCCGTCAACGCCATCGCCGCCCGCCGTCTTGCCCTTGCCGCCTGA
- a CDS encoding TonB-dependent receptor, with translation MTARRLTRPLLLAAASWTALAGGVHAQDGRAPGQAPAIELEEIVVTGVPYGISQNATTIATTVLDEAQLSVAPAASLGDLLNGTPGVRSTSFAPGASRPVIRGLTGPRVQVLTNGVGLIDASSVSPDHQVATDPAEANRIEIVRGPATLTYGGLAIGGVVNILDGRIPEALPEGGLEGHLSAQTSTVDDGSLFGGRADIALGGAFVLHLDALKKESDDYEIPSSPISQRLADAEGVARDDTGVLPNSGSELEAYGIGGSFIGDNGFLGASYKETDSTYGVVAEETVFIELEQQRFDARGGYRFDQGPFREVRATYGQADYTHTEFEDVGEPGTIFASDGYEARADLIQRARGGWNGAIGVQTLSRDFSAIGDEAYIPSTGIEEAGIYTVQRLDRDSYGFEGGLRFDRRTLTATPFGATDEVEREFDNLSASAAVFFRPATGLFAGLSLSRTQRAPSEVELFADGLHIATAAYEVGDPTLDNETVTTLEGTLHYDGGRFRGDLHVYASKFDGFIDVRDTGETFEFDEDGEIEQFPIFAYLQTDADFRGFEAEAAYDVWTRGARVVTLEGAADFVDADTDLGPAARIPPYSVTGRVRYTSTPVDLSLEVRHVGEQDEVAEFERPTDGYTLVNLFGAWRPFADPAVTLFAEGRNLTDEEAREHASFLKDIAPQPGRNLRVGVTYRF, from the coding sequence ATGACCGCTCGCCGCCTTACCCGCCCCCTCCTCCTCGCCGCCGCCAGCTGGACCGCCCTGGCCGGCGGCGTCCACGCCCAGGACGGCCGGGCCCCGGGTCAGGCCCCGGCGATCGAGCTGGAAGAGATCGTCGTCACCGGCGTCCCCTATGGCATCAGCCAGAACGCCACGACCATTGCCACGACCGTTCTGGACGAGGCCCAGCTGTCCGTGGCCCCGGCCGCGTCGCTGGGCGACCTGCTGAACGGCACGCCGGGCGTGCGCTCGACCAGTTTCGCGCCGGGTGCCAGCCGGCCGGTGATCCGCGGCCTGACGGGGCCGCGCGTCCAGGTCCTCACCAATGGCGTCGGCCTGATCGACGCCTCCTCCGTCTCCCCCGACCACCAGGTGGCCACCGACCCCGCCGAGGCCAATCGCATCGAGATCGTGCGCGGCCCGGCCACCCTGACCTATGGCGGGTTGGCGATCGGCGGCGTTGTGAACATCCTCGACGGCCGCATCCCCGAGGCCCTGCCCGAGGGTGGGCTGGAGGGCCATCTGTCGGCCCAAACCTCGACGGTCGATGACGGCTCGCTGTTCGGCGGACGCGCCGACATCGCCCTGGGCGGAGCCTTCGTCCTGCATCTCGACGCGCTGAAGAAGGAAAGCGACGACTACGAGATCCCGTCCTCGCCGATTTCGCAGCGTCTGGCCGACGCCGAGGGGGTCGCGCGCGACGACACCGGCGTCCTGCCCAACAGCGGCTCTGAGCTTGAGGCCTACGGTATCGGGGGCTCCTTCATCGGCGACAACGGCTTCCTGGGGGCGTCCTACAAGGAGACCGACAGCACCTATGGCGTCGTCGCCGAGGAGACCGTCTTCATCGAACTGGAGCAGCAGCGGTTTGACGCGCGCGGCGGCTATCGCTTCGATCAGGGGCCGTTCCGCGAGGTCCGGGCCACCTATGGCCAGGCCGACTATACCCATACCGAGTTCGAAGACGTCGGCGAGCCCGGCACCATCTTCGCCTCGGACGGCTATGAGGCGCGTGCCGACCTGATCCAGCGCGCGCGGGGCGGCTGGAACGGCGCGATCGGGGTCCAGACCCTGTCGCGCGACTTCTCGGCCATCGGCGACGAGGCCTATATCCCCTCGACCGGCATCGAGGAGGCCGGGATCTATACGGTGCAGCGGCTGGACCGGGACAGCTATGGCTTCGAGGGCGGGCTTCGCTTCGACCGCCGCACCCTGACCGCCACCCCGTTCGGCGCGACCGACGAGGTGGAGCGCGAGTTCGACAACCTGTCCGCCTCGGCCGCGGTCTTCTTCCGACCGGCCACCGGACTGTTCGCAGGCCTGAGCCTGTCGCGCACCCAGCGCGCGCCTTCGGAAGTCGAACTGTTCGCCGACGGCCTGCACATCGCCACCGCCGCCTATGAGGTCGGCGACCCGACCCTGGACAATGAGACCGTCACCACCCTGGAGGGCACGCTGCACTATGACGGCGGGCGGTTCCGGGGCGACCTGCACGTCTATGCGTCGAAATTCGACGGCTTCATCGACGTGCGCGACACCGGCGAGACCTTCGAATTCGACGAGGACGGCGAGATCGAGCAGTTTCCCATCTTCGCCTATCTGCAGACGGACGCCGACTTCCGGGGCTTCGAGGCCGAGGCGGCGTATGACGTCTGGACCCGCGGCGCGCGCGTCGTGACCCTGGAAGGCGCGGCCGATTTCGTGGACGCCGACACCGATCTGGGCCCGGCCGCCCGCATTCCGCCCTACTCGGTCACCGGCCGCGTCCGCTACACCTCGACGCCGGTGGATCTGAGCCTTGAAGTACGCCACGTCGGAGAGCAGGACGAGGTCGCAGAATTCGAACGGCCGACCGACGGCTATACCCTGGTGAACCTGTTCGGCGCCTGGCGGCCGTTCGCGGATCCGGCGGTCACCCTGTTCGCCGAGGGTCGCAACCTGACGGACGAGGAGGCCCGCGAACACGCCTCGTTCCTGAAGGACATCGCGCCCCAGCCGGGCCGCAACCTGCGGGTCGGGGTGACCTACCGGTTCTAG
- a CDS encoding RidA family protein yields the protein MTAHLTLATALCVLGAALPATAQEIERTYPSPTAFIASTVTVPEGSEIIFLSGQLPDVADTTAAPGTVAAYGDTETQSESTFAKISALLATRDLTMGDVVSMTVYLVAPPGSDRMDFAAMMRAYNRYFGTAEQPNRPSRSTVQVAGLAAPGFLVEIEVTAARAAD from the coding sequence ATGACCGCCCACCTCACCCTCGCCACGGCCCTTTGCGTGCTGGGAGCCGCTCTTCCGGCCACGGCGCAGGAGATCGAACGCACCTATCCCTCGCCGACGGCCTTCATCGCCTCGACGGTGACGGTGCCGGAAGGCTCGGAGATCATCTTCCTCAGCGGACAGCTGCCCGACGTGGCCGACACCACCGCCGCGCCCGGGACGGTGGCCGCCTATGGCGACACCGAGACCCAGTCGGAATCGACCTTCGCCAAGATCTCAGCCCTGCTGGCCACCCGTGATCTGACCATGGGCGACGTCGTCTCCATGACGGTCTATCTGGTCGCGCCTCCGGGATCGGACCGGATGGATTTCGCCGCCATGATGCGCGCCTACAATCGCTATTTCGGCACGGCGGAGCAGCCCAATCGCCCGTCCCGCAGCACGGTCCAGGTCGCCGGGCTGGCCGCGCCCGGCTTCCTGGTCGAGATCGAGGTCACCGCCGCCCGCGCCGCCGACTGA
- a CDS encoding cupin-like domain-containing protein — MTHPILPAPTSASVPVHHGVDRARFEAEIVPAGRPAVLKGLVRDWPAVRAAATSPDELAAYFARFDNGAAVRAFFGAPEMRGRFSYSDDLAGFNHDQRQTTLRAVVDQVLVGRDRAEPSHVYAGGVPMPVVLPGMAEDNPMALLDPTRERLTSLWIGNRSRTAAHWDLAQNLACVVAGRRRFTLFPPEQIANLYVGPIDVTLAGQPISLVDIVDPDFERHPRYREALAAAEVAELEPGDVLYLPSLWWHHVESLDAVGAMINLWWRDGPDYLTTPMLTMFHALLTIRDLPADERMRWRAFFDHYIFQTGGDPVSHLPLPAQGVLGPMTGTIQQRIKAILLRSLQR; from the coding sequence ATGACCCATCCCATCCTGCCGGCCCCGACTTCGGCTTCGGTGCCCGTCCACCACGGCGTCGACCGGGCGCGGTTCGAGGCGGAGATCGTGCCCGCCGGCCGGCCGGCCGTGCTGAAAGGCCTGGTCCGCGACTGGCCCGCCGTGCGCGCCGCCGCCACATCCCCCGACGAGCTCGCCGCCTATTTCGCCCGCTTCGACAACGGCGCGGCGGTCCGGGCCTTCTTCGGCGCGCCCGAGATGCGGGGCCGTTTCAGCTATTCCGACGACTTGGCCGGGTTCAATCACGACCAGCGCCAGACGACGCTGCGAGCCGTGGTGGATCAGGTCCTGGTCGGCCGAGACCGCGCAGAGCCGTCCCACGTCTATGCCGGCGGGGTGCCGATGCCGGTCGTGCTGCCGGGCATGGCCGAAGACAATCCGATGGCCCTGCTGGATCCCACCCGCGAGCGGCTGACGTCGCTGTGGATCGGCAACCGCTCGCGGACCGCCGCCCACTGGGACCTGGCCCAGAACCTGGCCTGCGTCGTCGCCGGCCGCCGGCGGTTCACCCTGTTTCCGCCCGAGCAGATCGCCAACCTCTACGTCGGGCCCATCGACGTGACCCTGGCGGGCCAGCCGATCAGCCTGGTCGACATCGTCGATCCCGACTTCGAGCGGCATCCCCGCTACCGCGAGGCCCTGGCGGCGGCCGAGGTCGCGGAACTGGAACCGGGCGACGTGCTCTACCTGCCCAGCCTGTGGTGGCACCATGTCGAATCGCTCGACGCGGTCGGGGCCATGATCAATCTATGGTGGCGCGATGGGCCGGACTATCTGACCACCCCGATGCTGACGATGTTCCACGCCCTGCTGACCATCCGGGACCTGCCGGCCGACGAGCGGATGCGCTGGCGCGCCTTCTTCGACCATTATATCTTCCAGACCGGCGGCGACCCGGTGTCGCATCTGCCGTTGCCGGCCCAGGGCGTGCTCGGACCGATGACAGGCACGATCCAGCAGCGGATCAAGGCGATCCTGCTGCGTTCCCTTCAGCGCTAG